The following is a genomic window from Carassius gibelio isolate Cgi1373 ecotype wild population from Czech Republic chromosome B7, carGib1.2-hapl.c, whole genome shotgun sequence.
tttagatttgtgttccgaagatgaacaaagatcttacagatttggaacgccaaaataatgacagaattttcatttttcattgaatATCCCTTTTATAATCAGTAGCACAAACGGAGGATAAGTTAAATCCCCAAAGTATGAGCAAGAGCAACActgatgcttgccttagcaaacacaTCTAACAACTTGTGATGTCTGCACTTGGATTTTTGCAAGCAGAGTATCTAATAAAGGCACAGAAAGCTCACCTCTCTTCCTGCTGGACTGGTTTATGGAGCTCAGATACGACATTGAGCTCTTCTTCCGCTGAAACACACAGAAGcatggatatgtaaatgtaataatggtTCATTCCACTGGATATCTGTAATCAGTTTGCACAGAACTGCTctttgtttaatgtgtgtgtttgttacctCTGGTTCAAACATGGCTCCGCTATATATTGGATTTGCTGTTGTTCGTCTTTTGCGTTCCTGACGCCTGCTTTGAATCTCTACACAAACAAAGCACGAAAGGTcaatacacatgcatgcacacaaacaaacccaCAGATGGTTTTTTTCTCCTGACCTTCTAAATAGTCGCGCGTGACCAGTCCCAGAGACAACATGAAGGCCAGTTTCTGTGGAAATAATGAGCGCCATTATAATCATCATAATTTACATCACCATACTTATCATTATCGTCATTATAAACTGTGATGTAAACATGAGTGTATTTTACCAGTGGGCTCTCCTGATGTTTGGAGGAAGGCGTGTGTGTGTTGGTGGGGGCAGGTGAAGATGGTGCATCTAAAGACAGTGGAGGTgaagtgtgtgtaggtgtgtctGGAGAGATGAGCAATGAAGTCTTTGGCTCTGTCCCATATTCCACTGCGCATATCTGAAGCAGGAAGAAAGATGTATTAATACATACACTacagtttgtggtcagtaaagttgtttgaaatgtttctgaaagaagtctcctgTGCTCACCATGACTGCACAAATACAATAAACGTTTTATGTACTAATGACTGTTTAAGAACACAGCTAAATACATTTCTCTCACCGTGTTGTCAGAGCTTGGGCTTTTGTGAGgtaactgctgtgtgtgtgtctgcgcagACGGTAGCGTGTGTATAGATGGGGAGATCAGGATGCTTGTGCTGCTAGAGCTGTTGGGGAAGGGCAGGCCATTGAGGATGCGCATCTGCTGGACGTGACCAGAGGAAGGAAGGGCTGTGCTCAGTAACACCGGGGACTGTAAGGTGTGCACAGAAACCTGACCAGCAGCTGGAGACAAAGATGCTGGAGGTTTTGGCCTGACctgctcacacatacacacacaggaaAAAGAGAATGATTATTTGTGGAATGACTGGAGAAAATAAAAGGTGGACCTAAGCAGTGAAAAAATGACTTGGGTATCAGGAAAGTGATGCTTAACTCAGCAGTCAAACACAGCAACACTTTCACATCTACATTTCagtttacagtacagtacattcCACAACACAACTAACACCAGCTCCTCTCCGACACAATTAAAAGATGTCTACAGGTACTTATTGtctattatttcataataatataattcattattataatgTTAATGATATAATTCTTATCTTTTAGTTTGCATCcttcattaataaaatgaaatgaagtaCCATTTATTTGTGAAGTATGTAATGTACTGAATtatgaagaacattttattatttaatataataggaATCATTTTTCCAATACATTTCCAAGTGACTATATTTCTGTGATATTCGTACACTACCTAAAGTTTGGgttaagtaagatttttttaatttttattattaatacttttaaaatatatttataatgttcaaattattcttattttaaataaatgctgttcttttgaactatttataaaataataataataagggatCATGTCAcagtgaaaactggagtaatgactgttataaattacatttgaatatatagaaatcagttattttaatgcatttttttttaatcaaataaatgcattattgttaggcataagagacttctttcaaaaacagaaaaaaaaatcagacctcAAACTTGCATaccaatatgtaatataataatactatgTGAGGCATGATTTATACTAACCAACCCTAGCattatatgcacacacaaacaaatagcaTAAACAACAGAATACAAAAGCATAAAATGCTGCTGGAGAGAGATCAGGGTTAAGGATCAGTTTACTGCAGGGTCAAAAGCAACAGCCAAAGCAGGGATTGCAAATGTCACCACTATGCAAGCACAAAGAAATTAAATCCAGTTCAAGAAAAAAACAAGGTGGAGCATGAAGAAAATATCACACATAAAAGTAACACCTGCAGACATATAGATGCACACTAACACTCAGCAGTGAGGGGTTTTCACTAGTCCAGCCAGACAGTAGGGTGTGAAGGGTTTCTATGGAAACAAACCTGCGGTAGAGTGGCTGGTCGTGTTGTCTGTCTGATTGGTGGGACAAACTGAGGAACTTTGATTGGTTGGGAGGCAGCTTGCACCTGTGACAAGACCGCCCATTAAGACACCCTTACTTAACCTTACTAACCTCTCCAACACACATCCTACAACAAATAACTAACTAGTCATAGATAGAGGCAGATGCAATGGAACAATTGTGTCTAAAATCAACCAAACCAATCCTGATCTAAAATAAATAGCCTCCCAACTCACATGCTGCTTGCAAAACAAGGGAGAATAAGAAAACAAAACTCTTCTTGCTCTATAACGCGAGTCAAAACAACTTGAGAAATACTTACAACAACGGTGCTATTGGGTAAGACCCGCACCGGCTCTGCTCCCTGATTGGTCGTTTGGATGACCGGCTGGAAGTTTACTGGGGACTTCTGAGGGTCTGAGCTAGGAGGGCTTGCCAGGAGTGTGCTGCCGAGGGTTGTGACCACGGTGAAAGTAGGTGCTGGTGTCATGATGATAGGTGAGGTGGATGTGGCCGCTCTCAGCACCAGAGGTAGAGTCTTTGAAGCAATGACAGGGACCACAGAGCTCTGCGGGGGCACAAACACATACGCTGTTGTCAACGTGTTCATGTTTTCCTTTTATAAGTCaggtatggaagcccgtttcagGTCAccgaataaagaataaaaaaaggtaattgcgacttttgtctctcacaattctgtcttttttttcttctcagaattgagagatagaAACTTGCAATTACCTGTAATAAATTCAGaaatgcgagatataaactcgcaattaccCTGTGGCGAAATGGGCTTTCCATTAGTCTTCTTACTGAACATAATGCTCTGCAGAATATTCTGGTCActctttttataataaaaaaagccaCTGAGATAATGGTACCAAAGCAACAGTGAGTGTAATTGCCATATCTAAAAAGAAAGCTGACATATGTCAGaggttttagtattttttacaaatacttaaatatgttaatattcaGTACTCCTCTAAGGTCCTGTTCATAAGATGGACATAATCATAAACATATTCCTAAGATATAAACTGTGCACAAGGTATTTctgaaaaaacagttttttagTCCAATTGAGCCATTAATGCAATTACTtggatgtgtgtaaatgtatCTATTAAGTCTCAAAAACAAGATCACTTCGATTCATGCATAAATAATTCAGACCGCAGACTCAAAACAACCAATTCTTCTCTCATTGACTTTCATGAATATGCCAAAGAGAATTAGGGCAAATATCAAGTGGATAACAAAATTAAACTATAAGCCCATTCTTTACACCAAGCGatgatattcaattcaattcaagtttatttgtatagcgctttttacaatacaaatcgttacaaagcaactttacagaaaattatgtttctacaatatttagtagtagctagtagtttgtgcacgtttgacaggattttagaaaaaataaaataatattaataatacaagacgtagtcagttagacgatgaactatcaatattagtaattaatagttattatatgatgcagtcacacatgtagcaataattgttagttctgtttgttgattcaaggttagcatcatctggggtcctctgagggtcagcatcatctcatgtaaatcccgtggcaaaacatagaaacaaaatagagacatatGGCTTCAGGAGTCACATGGACCTCTTTTATGTGCCCCTGCTTAGCCCAGTTGCATGAAAAAGCATTACCAACACAATATTCCAAAATTTCtcttaataatatttctatatggaccttttttttttaaataaaagttctaTGATGCGTCTTTATAATTTTGGAGCTTGCTAACCTTTTTTTGTTCAGACATATGGTTTTGGGAGAACATGGAAGTAAGTAACTAACACCAGAATTTTtagttttgtgtgaactaatcctttaaatggCATTGCCTTTAGAGGGACCCTGTATGGAGTCCTACTGTACCTGACAGAGTGAAGTATTCCTTCTTGTGTTTTGTGTGGGTACCTGTGGAGTAGTGAGGCTGGCAGCAGGCAGAggcgtctgtgtctgtgtgatgAGCAAGGTAGACGTTTGCCCATCGGCTTGTAGTGTCTGTAGCTTCATATCTTCCTGTTTCACCAGTAGATCTCTCCTTAACTGCTCCACCACCTTTTtctgagggagaaagagagaataagCGCCTGTTCATTTTTTGTGTCTTCCGTCTCGTACCTGCAATGAAGTCTCTCTCACTCACAACCTCTCTTTCTGCCTGCTGTTGATAAGAGAGTTTGTAATGTTGGATTTGGGCCATTTTTGCACTGACAGCAAGAGGGAACATGGAGTCCCTTCAGCTGAACATCACtctctttgtctctttctctctcaggcaGGGGGCCAACAGTATTCTGCCTTAAACAACCTCttaaaagtgattaaaaaaacaaatggatTACGGCATAACAGGAACATTTAGCAGTAATATATTATTCCATTAGCATCAGTTGTGACTATGAACTATGTCCAGTACACAGCTGAAAGCAATGCTTCTTCAAATCAAGCGTAACCTCAGTAATTAGAGAAAGATATATTGAATTAATGACCATTAATCTCTCTAGACCATTATCAAGGTACCCTTATATTTGTGAAATGGATCATTCACTgtaaagtgaaaattctgtcgcCATTCACTCACACTCCTGTCATTTTAATCCTGTATGACTTTCTCCTgtggaacactaaagaagatattctgaagattgattcagtgcattttttttttttttgtctttatgatGAAAGTCGATGAGTTCAGTTAATTTGGACCTTATTTACTTCAGttgtatgaacaaaaacagttgaaacattcttcaaaatatattttctgttccGTTGTATTGTGCACAAGAATAacagtaatttttaaaaatgtttagaattattattttttaagtggaCTTTAAacgttagttcacccgagaatggaAATAAGTCCATCTTCTACACACCtttgaagcatcctaggtgtactATATGTGACTCTCTAcgttcagaataaaaaaaatcaaagacatacaaaaaaaattgtccttgctcttccaagcctttcaatgaggttagcgggtgtttgttgtcaacagttcagaagacgtgaaaaaAAGTGTGCACATCTGTGTGTGCTTACCTCATTGaaaagcttggaagagcaaggacatttttttagataactttgattggattattctgaaagaggaaagtcacatacaactaggatgcttcgagggtgagtagaagatgaaCTAATTAACACGGTCTAAATGATAAATGGACGGGTGTTTGGTTAACTTGTTAGAAAACACCATAAGTTATACATTTCTATTGGGCTCAGCTAATAGAACATACATTGACCTTTAAAGGTTAAAATATTCATCTGTTCATATTTATAATGCCATCtaatctttttctattttaaaaagatTGCCACATAATAAGAACTAGACCATTAGCATTTACTCTGAGTCCTACATTTACATAATAAGCTTTTTAAACACtctaatgaaaaacatttttaaaattaccAATCACCTTACAATGCACGAGACAGAATTGGAAGTCATATGTAGaagaatgaaaaataaaccaTCTGCATACTTACATAAGTATTGAGCTCAGTTATAATTGTGCAAATAAGAAACTcaactcagaaaaaaagaatatgaTTCAAAATCGTGAACACAATCATTCCTTACGTACtacaaatgcaatttatttgaaGCCATTTACTGTCTGGGTTACAGTCTGGCATCAAaaaacttgcacacacacacatacacatgagcATGTGTACACAAAGGAACATTGAGAGTATGGATCTATAACAATCATAAAGTGAGGACAGAAGGAGGGAGATATTAAAACTTTCAGATGGCTGTAAGAGTGCCTGGCTTTACTCGGTGCAAGCTACAAATGTGCAATACAGCTTGTTTGTGTTCAGCTGAGTATGTGTTGATTCTGTAACCAGTGAAGACAGAATGACAGATACATTAATGAATATGAACACAAAGCACAGTCCTCTCACTGATTACAGCTTTAACAGGCTCCCTCCACCATCTGTTAGACTCACACACTCCTAGATCTGGGAGAACTCCACCGGACACAGAAATGTGTGCGAGCGAGGAAGGCAGCGCACTTTATTAAACAGCGCTGCAGGCTGCTACATTTCTGAATGCCAGTCACAGTGATTATAGGGCTGTTACACTTCTTCCTTTTTCTCTGCAGAAGGATTTCAGGTGTGTGTTTTTACTCTGTGCTGTTACTTTAAAAAGCTTTGTGACACTCATTAAAATTCCTCTCCGCTGCCTGCAGTCTACAACGCATCTTTTCTCCATCTCCTCCACAGAACTTTGGGTTCTGTACAGTAAGCTCAAGCGATTAACGGTACGCCACGTAATCATCCCCAGACATTAATCATCAGGTATTGAAATGTCAAATAAAAGAGGGGAGAATAGATTTGAGCGTTTGTGTCTGCGTTGACAAATTGTTCATTTGGCAACACAAAACCACAGCGCACAAATCACACCACAAATGTTCAAATGCACAATACGACACAAAACAATGCCATGATGCAACACGGGTTTCATAACCTAACAAGTTTGCCTTGTTTTCTCGGGACACACGGGGACTTTCAGACCCCAAGTAATTGAACTGATCAAGACACACGTGTAGCTCGTAGAGAACACTGATACGGCAGCAGGGGTTCTCTCGGAGAGCAGCTCTCACCTGCCGCTCACTCAGCGCTGTGATCTTGGCCTGCAGGTCACGGAGCTGCAGCTTCAGATCTGCATTCTGTacaaagaacacacacactcctccctGATACACTAGTCCAGCGGCCTGTATATGAGAGCGTATCGATCAAACAGTAATGGAAATGTTCAGTGAGGGAGACGCACCTGTGGATCTTGCTTCATCTGGCTCACGAGTTTCTgcaaggaagagagagagaaagttttAGCATTTTTAAGAGTGGGAAACACATGTCGATGCAGTGACCTCTAGAGGACGGCGAGGGTACTGCAGTCTCAACAATTACACACTCCATCCATATGGTGTGAGGGGAGGGCTGTGGGGATACCTGATGGATCTGGATTTCCACTTTGAGTGCTTCCTGTAAATTCTGCAGTTCCATCATCGATCTCTTCTTCCAAAAACCCAACACAGCTGCCTGGCGAATTAGAGGAAGACAGCGGATATTCTTTCATTAACTGAGATGTCATTGAATGactacaaataaaaaagaagataacTTTTTAGGTCTCACAGTGTGCTTGACTATGCCATGACAGATCTGTAAGTTTGCTAGTGCGAGTGTTTGTAAATCTGCTCATCGTGAGTAGGATATATCTCTGTGTACTGATTCAATCAGAACTACTCTCATCAAATCCTGCCTGAACACCACGGATCAAACTGAACAGCGCTCTTTTGCACATGCACAATCCTGATCTCTCCCTCTGTCATTCTTCTTTGGGGGGAAATGATGCTGATGCATGCATTAACTGTTTCCGTCTCTCCCAGCCTCTGAGAGTCTGTTGTAAAGTAAGCTCCTCTGAACTGTGTTGCTTTGCTGCTGATTTTGAGTAATAATTACACTGTGTAGTTCAGGAAAACATTTCAGCTAATTAGCTAGCCAGTGAAACACCATAAAGCTGACCATCACAGCTGTGTCAGAATGTGTGCGCCCCCCTTAGGACAATGGTTTATTCTATACCTTCCCAACGTCTGCCGTCTTGAACACCATCCAACTGGCAGAGTGGGGGGTGGAGCTGGAATAGACAAGAGAGGATGgtaagaagcacacacacacacacacacacacacacacagcagcagcgctctgtgactgtgagtgacaaaTCTACATCAGAACAATATTGAAGAAGAGATATCAGCAGGAACACGTAAAGTGGAAgctttgtggaaaaaaaagatttaggCTGCATGCAAAGATTCAATCCTATCTTGAGAGGACACAAAAATTGGAGGCTTACTGGAAAATAAAACTATGCTTCTTTCTTTGatgaaggaatagttcaaccccaaaataaaaattctgtcataaataCCCTCATGTTGgtttttttaacagtgttttaGTTTTcgcatgaactattcctttcaatCAAGGTTCCTGAAATGGAAGAACTATAAAATGCTTCTATGAAAATCTTCTTATGAGAAAGCATGCATCtaaaaggctggaatacactacattacttttaaaatcaaaacattttctaaaacactGGGCATCATAAACTTACCGGCTTTGTAATAGTCAACAAGGAAAATATGTCCATCTTAAGCTAAACGACTGAGAATCATACACTACCAGAATCAGAATCACAACAAATTCACGCAGCATGTGC
Proteins encoded in this region:
- the LOC127961074 gene encoding PHD finger protein 21A isoform X5, translated to MVFKTADVGKAAVLGFWKKRSMMELQNLQEALKVEIQIHQKLVSQMKQDPQKKVVEQLRRDLLVKQEDMKLQTLQADGQTSTLLITQTQTPLPAASLTTPQSSVVPVIASKTLPLVLRAATSTSPIIMTPAPTFTVVTTLGSTLLASPPSSDPQKSPVNFQPVIQTTNQGAEPVRVLPNSTVVVRPKPPASLSPAAGQVSVHTLQSPVLLSTALPSSGHVQQMRILNGLPFPNSSSSTSILISPSIHTLPSAQTHTQQLPHKSPSSDNTICAVEYGTEPKTSLLISPDTPTHTSPPLSLDAPSSPAPTNTHTPSSKHQESPLKLAFMLSLGLVTRDYLEEIQSRRQERKRRTTANPIYSGAMFEPERKKSSMSYLSSINQSSRKRANEDSLSEILQNEDAIEWPGTLAIVHSYISYKAAKEGEKDRLKRWSTELRQERETLEHRIGQLSNSITKCMDSKNSVLAQQGEMEASLEKMRGLVRLIRGIQFSPFVCPGAMANGETSHNGASKPSSSSAVTTDTNNNTNAPTSSSEATVIISTLTNTSDTLKQIAMNHNPEAAGVKSNEASEESAQNNSTSRIKSQPTNANAAAFSNNSSNQALLGTNGTVSTGEENTKKHKNNSDLSGVPQALLGSIVPLTEVTEGVK
- the LOC127961074 gene encoding PHD finger protein 21A isoform X3, which encodes MVFKTADVGKAAVLGFWKKRSMMELQNLQEALKVEIQIHQKLVSQMKQDPQNADLKLQLRDLQAKITALSERQKKVVEQLRRDLLVKQEDMKLQTLQADGQTSTLLITQTQTPLPAASLTTPQSSVVPVIASKTLPLVLRAATSTSPIIMTPAPTFTVVTTLGSTLLASPPSSDPQKSPVNFQPVIQTTNQGAEPVRVLPNSTVVVRPKPPASLSPAAGQVSVHTLQSPVLLSTALPSSGHVQQMRILNGLPFPNSSSSTSILISPSIHTLPSAQTHTQQLPHKSPSSDNTICAVEYGTEPKTSLLISPDTPTHTSPPLSLDAPSSPAPTNTHTPSSKHQESPLKLAFMLSLGLVTRDYLEEIQSRRQERKRRTTANPIYSGAMFEPERKKSSMSYLSSINQSSRKRANEDSLSEVAFLKTAVLWSGGPLPPTTSSHHSASPDLQRPTAGSPFSPALSLTLPSHSPSPSPSSAGDILQNEDAIEWPGTLAIVHSYISYKAAKEGEKDRLKRWSTELRQERETLEHRIGQLSNSITKCMDSKNSVLAQQGEMEASLEKMRGLVRLIRGIQFSPFVCPGAMANGETSHNGASKPSSSSAVTTDTNNNTNAPTSSSEATVIISTLTNTSDTLKQIAMNHNPEAAGVKSNEASEESAQNNSTSRIKSQPTNANAAAFSNNSSNQALLGTNGTVSTGEENTKKHKNNSDLSGVPQALLGSIVPLTEVTEGVK
- the LOC127961074 gene encoding PHD finger protein 21A isoform X2; the encoded protein is MVFKTADVGKAAVLGFWKKRSMMELQNLQEALKVEIQIHQKLVSQMKQDPQKKVVEQLRRDLLVKQEDMKLQTLQADGQTSTLLITQTQTPLPAASLTTPQSSVVPVIASKTLPLVLRAATSTSPIIMTPAPTFTVVTTLGSTLLASPPSSDPQKSPVNFQPVIQTTNQGAEPVRVLPNSTVVVQAASQPIKVPQFVPPIRQTTRPATLPQVRPKPPASLSPAAGQVSVHTLQSPVLLSTALPSSGHVQQMRILNGLPFPNSSSSTSILISPSIHTLPSAQTHTQQLPHKSPSSDNTICAVEYGTEPKTSLLISPDTPTHTSPPLSLDAPSSPAPTNTHTPSSKHQESPLKLAFMLSLGLVTRDYLEEIQSRRQERKRRTTANPIYSGAMFEPERKKSSMSYLSSINQSSRKRANEDSLSEVAFLKTAVLWSGGPLPPTTSSHHSASPDLQRPTAGSPFSPALSLTLPSHSPSPSPSSAGDILQNEDAIEWPGTLAIVHSYISYKAAKEGEKDRLKRWSTELRQERETLEHRIGQLSNSITKCMDSKNSVLAQQGEMEASLEKMRGLVRLIRGIQFSPFVCPGAMANGETSHNGASKPSSSSAVTTDTNNNTNAPTSSSEATVIISTLTNTSDTLKQIAMNHNPEAAGVKSNEASEESAQNNSTSRIKSQPTNANAAAFSNNSSNQALLGTNGTVSTGEENTKKHKNNSDLSGVPQALLGSIVPLTEVTEGVK
- the LOC127961074 gene encoding PHD finger protein 21A isoform X4, giving the protein MVFKTADVGKAAVLGFWKKRSMMELQNLQEALKVEIQIHQKLVSQMKQDPQNADLKLQLRDLQAKITALSERQKKVVEQLRRDLLVKQEDMKLQTLQADGQTSTLLITQTQTPLPAASLTTPQSSVVPVIASKTLPLVLRAATSTSPIIMTPAPTFTVVTTLGSTLLASPPSSDPQKSPVNFQPVIQTTNQGAEPVRVLPNSTVVVQAASQPIKVPQFVPPIRQTTRPATLPQVRPKPPASLSPAAGQVSVHTLQSPVLLSTALPSSGHVQQMRILNGLPFPNSSSSTSILISPSIHTLPSAQTHTQQLPHKSPSSDNTICAVEYGTEPKTSLLISPDTPTHTSPPLSLDAPSSPAPTNTHTPSSKHQESPLKLAFMLSLGLVTRDYLEEIQSRRQERKRRTTANPIYSGAMFEPERKKSSMSYLSSINQSSRKRANEDSLSEILQNEDAIEWPGTLAIVHSYISYKAAKEGEKDRLKRWSTELRQERETLEHRIGQLSNSITKCMDSKNSVLAQQGEMEASLEKMRGLVRLIRGIQFSPFVCPGAMANGETSHNGASKPSSSSAVTTDTNNNTNAPTSSSEATVIISTLTNTSDTLKQIAMNHNPEAAGVKSNEASEESAQNNSTSRIKSQPTNANAAAFSNNSSNQALLGTNGTVSTGEENTKKHKNNSDLSGVPQALLGSIVPLTEVTEGVK
- the LOC127961074 gene encoding PHD finger protein 21A isoform X1 — translated: MVFKTADVGKAAVLGFWKKRSMMELQNLQEALKVEIQIHQKLVSQMKQDPQNADLKLQLRDLQAKITALSERQKKVVEQLRRDLLVKQEDMKLQTLQADGQTSTLLITQTQTPLPAASLTTPQSSVVPVIASKTLPLVLRAATSTSPIIMTPAPTFTVVTTLGSTLLASPPSSDPQKSPVNFQPVIQTTNQGAEPVRVLPNSTVVVQAASQPIKVPQFVPPIRQTTRPATLPQVRPKPPASLSPAAGQVSVHTLQSPVLLSTALPSSGHVQQMRILNGLPFPNSSSSTSILISPSIHTLPSAQTHTQQLPHKSPSSDNTICAVEYGTEPKTSLLISPDTPTHTSPPLSLDAPSSPAPTNTHTPSSKHQESPLKLAFMLSLGLVTRDYLEEIQSRRQERKRRTTANPIYSGAMFEPERKKSSMSYLSSINQSSRKRANEDSLSEVAFLKTAVLWSGGPLPPTTSSHHSASPDLQRPTAGSPFSPALSLTLPSHSPSPSPSSAGDILQNEDAIEWPGTLAIVHSYISYKAAKEGEKDRLKRWSTELRQERETLEHRIGQLSNSITKCMDSKNSVLAQQGEMEASLEKMRGLVRLIRGIQFSPFVCPGAMANGETSHNGASKPSSSSAVTTDTNNNTNAPTSSSEATVIISTLTNTSDTLKQIAMNHNPEAAGVKSNEASEESAQNNSTSRIKSQPTNANAAAFSNNSSNQALLGTNGTVSTGEENTKKHKNNSDLSGVPQALLGSIVPLTEVTEGVK